One window of the Pseudomonas sihuiensis genome contains the following:
- a CDS encoding esterase/lipase family protein, whose product MSRSLRCFPSVLLVLVLAGCAGVKVTAVSNNDYLAQRRGDVLTTGNLSASAVAALQVVGSDEKRCLADLPACREALDSTTGLRDEQRLSTLAELWLKEAQDGGKVMAAEARTDAYLESARYAYAYLFLTTRTPSQRALEDRQTQVRDYYNFSVQQALVEVFDRYRGRPPSPEDTQGNFRLKTGRWTIGGRMTDVRLADDRLLPKELIPAASLSFGGLRNQYRRDGLGAELVAVTARRVVSKGSDEIPWSETPFPAITAVARFPGETLEQVLSTYQVEVIGYDPYRQDSVDMAGVQAPLAANFTSGYGLWLARSGFARQSLLTLVGRGEVLERPHVYLLQPFDPDRRIVVMLHGLASSPEAWINVANEVLGDEELRRNYQIWQVYYPTNLPLAVNNQAIREAIEQTLANFDPQGTAKASHDMVLVGHSMGGVLSRLMLSSSGDQLWDAMLGSYGMQGARLEKARAKLGPYLYFEPLPQVSRAVFAAAPHRGTPFAENRVSRWAAGLVKMPVSMLNRFKEVAQVLVDPNAAAPVALVRPLNSIDNLSNQDPFVKAAADLPISPRVHYHSIIGNYTPDLEVLLSSDGVVPYASSHLAGADSELVVPSWHSVQETPQAIIEIRRVLHEHLTGLASPKVATVRAP is encoded by the coding sequence GTGAGTCGTTCACTGCGTTGCTTTCCGTCAGTCCTGCTGGTTCTAGTGCTGGCCGGGTGTGCAGGGGTCAAGGTCACGGCGGTCAGCAACAATGATTACCTGGCCCAGCGCCGCGGTGATGTGTTGACCACCGGCAACCTCAGTGCTTCGGCGGTTGCTGCCCTGCAGGTCGTGGGCAGTGATGAGAAGCGCTGCCTTGCTGACCTGCCGGCCTGCCGCGAGGCGCTGGACAGCACAACGGGGTTGCGTGACGAACAGCGGCTTTCCACGCTGGCCGAGCTGTGGCTGAAGGAAGCCCAGGACGGCGGCAAGGTGATGGCGGCGGAGGCCCGCACCGATGCCTACCTGGAGAGTGCCCGGTATGCCTACGCCTACCTCTTCCTGACCACCCGCACACCGAGCCAGCGCGCCCTGGAAGACCGGCAGACGCAGGTGCGCGACTACTACAACTTTTCGGTGCAGCAGGCGCTCGTCGAGGTCTTCGATCGCTACCGTGGACGGCCACCATCACCCGAGGACACTCAGGGTAATTTCCGCCTCAAGACCGGGCGCTGGACGATCGGCGGGCGCATGACCGATGTGAGGCTGGCCGATGACCGCCTGTTGCCGAAGGAGCTGATTCCGGCTGCGTCCCTGTCCTTTGGCGGGTTGCGCAACCAGTACCGTCGGGATGGACTGGGTGCCGAGTTGGTAGCGGTGACGGCCAGGCGCGTGGTGAGCAAGGGGAGCGATGAAATACCCTGGAGCGAAACCCCCTTCCCGGCGATTACTGCCGTGGCGCGCTTTCCCGGGGAGACCCTGGAGCAGGTGTTGTCCACCTATCAGGTGGAAGTGATCGGTTATGACCCCTACCGGCAGGATTCGGTGGACATGGCAGGTGTGCAGGCGCCCCTGGCGGCCAACTTCACGTCGGGCTATGGCCTGTGGCTGGCGCGTTCCGGGTTTGCCCGGCAGTCCCTGCTGACTCTGGTCGGACGCGGCGAAGTGTTGGAACGCCCCCATGTCTACCTGCTGCAGCCGTTCGATCCCGACCGGCGCATCGTGGTCATGCTGCATGGCCTGGCCAGCAGCCCGGAGGCCTGGATCAACGTGGCCAATGAAGTGCTGGGCGACGAGGAACTGCGCCGCAATTACCAGATCTGGCAGGTCTACTACCCGACCAACCTGCCGCTGGCCGTCAACAATCAGGCCATCCGCGAGGCCATCGAGCAGACCTTGGCGAATTTCGATCCGCAAGGCACGGCCAAGGCCAGCCACGATATGGTGCTGGTCGGGCACAGCATGGGGGGCGTGTTGTCACGGCTGATGCTGTCCTCATCGGGTGACCAGTTGTGGGATGCCATGCTGGGAAGTTACGGGATGCAAGGCGCGCGCCTGGAAAAAGCCCGGGCGAAGCTCGGGCCCTACCTGTATTTCGAGCCATTGCCTCAGGTGAGCCGGGCCGTATTCGCTGCGGCGCCACACCGGGGTACCCCGTTTGCCGAAAATCGCGTGTCGCGCTGGGCCGCAGGGCTGGTGAAGATGCCGGTGTCGATGTTGAACCGTTTCAAGGAGGTTGCCCAAGTGCTGGTTGACCCCAATGCGGCGGCACCGGTCGCGTTGGTGCGCCCCCTCAACAGCATCGACAACCTGAGCAACCAGGACCCCTTCGTCAAGGCCGCAGCCGACCTGCCCATTTCGCCACGAGTGCACTATCACTCGATCATCGGCAACTACACGCCAGACCTCGAGGTCCTGCTGTCCAGTGACGGCGTGGTGCCGTACGCCAGCTCGCACCTGGCTGGCGCCGACTCGGAGCTGGTCGTGCCATCGTGGCACAGCGTGCAGGAAACACCGCAGGCGATCATCGAAATTCGCCGCGTGCTGCATGAACACCTCACCGGCCTGGCCAGCCCCAAGGTGGCTACGGTACGAGCGCCATGA
- a CDS encoding phasin family protein: MSFFDSEKLQSAQKANLDLLQQISGKVFESVEQLSQLQFKALRASSGEQFDSLRKLLSVRDPQAFAELQASFAQPAAQAERLLEFNREVYDLVSSTQADIAKLAERQVEAGTKQVRELVDVIAKNAPAGAEPAVAVLKSALESAGSVYESAQKAAKQAAEIAENGIAAAASAAGQATREAGKAAGGRK; encoded by the coding sequence ATGTCTTTTTTCGATTCGGAAAAACTGCAAAGCGCACAGAAAGCCAACCTTGACCTGCTGCAGCAGATCAGTGGCAAGGTATTCGAGAGCGTCGAGCAGCTCAGTCAGTTGCAATTCAAGGCGCTACGCGCTTCCAGTGGCGAGCAGTTCGACAGCTTGCGCAAGCTGCTGTCAGTGCGTGACCCGCAGGCCTTCGCCGAGTTGCAGGCGTCCTTCGCTCAGCCGGCAGCCCAGGCGGAGCGCCTGCTGGAGTTCAATCGCGAGGTGTACGATCTGGTCTCCAGCACGCAGGCGGATATCGCCAAGCTTGCCGAGCGCCAGGTCGAGGCGGGCACCAAGCAGGTGCGGGAACTGGTGGACGTTATCGCCAAAAACGCCCCGGCGGGTGCGGAACCGGCGGTAGCCGTGCTCAAGTCGGCACTGGAAAGCGCCGGCAGTGTCTATGAAAGCGCGCAGAAAGCCGCCAAGCAGGCAGCCGAGATCGCTGAGAACGGCATCGCTGCCGCCGCTTCCGCGGCCGGTCAGGCCACTCGTGAAGCCGGCAAGGCTGCGGGCGGGCGCAAGTAA
- the phaR gene encoding polyhydroxyalkanoate synthesis repressor PhaR: MSDDGHRAPRLIKKYANRRLYDTHTSTHVTLPDIRQLVIDEVPFQVVDAKTGEDLTRSILLQIIQEAESDGEPLFSSDMLKGIIRFYGPFQGMLGNYLEKSIQTVIEIQTQTGVQSSQAWSDFMHKQVPVMQEMMSQYVEQSKKLYLGTQNLFGMFGGIPPGNFRQTKKDGDEQ; the protein is encoded by the coding sequence ATGTCCGATGACGGCCACAGAGCCCCACGCCTGATCAAGAAATACGCCAACCGCCGTTTGTACGACACCCATACCAGCACCCACGTCACCCTCCCCGACATCCGCCAGTTGGTCATCGACGAAGTACCGTTCCAGGTGGTCGACGCCAAGACTGGCGAGGATCTGACTCGCAGCATCCTGCTGCAGATCATTCAGGAAGCGGAAAGCGACGGCGAGCCGCTCTTCTCCAGCGATATGCTCAAGGGCATCATCCGTTTCTATGGCCCATTCCAGGGCATGCTCGGCAACTATCTGGAAAAGAGCATCCAGACTGTGATCGAAATCCAGACCCAGACCGGGGTGCAATCCTCACAGGCCTGGAGCGACTTTATGCACAAGCAGGTGCCCGTCATGCAGGAGATGATGAGCCAGTACGTAGAACAGTCGAAGAAGCTCTACTTGGGCACCCAGAACCTATTCGGTATGTTCGGCGGCATCCCACCCGGCAATTTCAGGCAGACGAAAAAAGACGGTGATGAGCAATGA